From a single Bacillus gobiensis genomic region:
- a CDS encoding ABC transporter ATP-binding protein, whose protein sequence is MKTFEKLKAFYWPYKSVFLWSLLFMLCMTGITVVYPVVLQITIDEVIYKGQYELILWISIGFIGIMTIKGITTYFHQYLGDLFGIKSVYRLRNELYAKLQRLPFGYYDNAKTGDLMSRLTADVEGFRFFLSFGLSELIRFVLLIVISLSVMFYYSVPLALVTIAAMPLLAISVYSFDKRVHPAFRGIRKSFGVLNTNVQENISGINTVKSLSREDFEISKFNTSNKDYKQNFLHTSNVWAKFFPLMELIGNICTVALLCYGGYLVISGQLKPGALVAFFSLVNYIMWPIMNLGFVINQFSQAKASGERLLEILEADEKITTRENAIHTEKLRGHVSFKDVSLKYGKEDTESIKHVSFEAPPGKTIGLIGATGSGKSSIVQLMSRFYEPTGGEIAIDGKPIADYSLKTLRANIGVVLQESFLFSSTIRSNISYGKPNATMEEIIEAAKLAQAHSFIMELPDQYDTMLGERGLGLSGGQKQRLAIARAICKDPAILVFDDSTSAVDMETEHRIQLALQEVMEDRTTFIIAHRISSIKHADEILVMDNGSVVERGTHHELIQLNGHYKRIFDLQYKDQEMIVTSHQAG, encoded by the coding sequence ATGAAGACGTTTGAAAAATTAAAAGCATTTTATTGGCCTTACAAGTCGGTGTTTTTATGGTCTCTCTTATTTATGCTTTGCATGACGGGTATCACAGTCGTTTACCCTGTTGTTCTTCAAATTACAATTGACGAAGTGATTTATAAAGGACAATACGAACTCATCCTCTGGATCAGCATCGGCTTTATCGGCATTATGACGATCAAGGGAATCACAACTTATTTCCACCAATACTTAGGAGATTTATTCGGGATTAAATCGGTCTATCGTTTACGAAATGAGCTGTACGCGAAGCTGCAAAGACTCCCGTTTGGTTACTATGATAATGCCAAAACAGGGGATTTAATGTCCAGGCTGACAGCTGACGTAGAAGGATTTCGCTTCTTTTTATCGTTTGGTTTATCCGAGCTCATTCGCTTTGTTTTATTAATTGTAATTAGTCTTTCTGTCATGTTTTATTATTCCGTACCGCTAGCCCTTGTCACAATAGCGGCAATGCCTTTATTGGCGATATCCGTTTACAGCTTTGACAAAAGGGTTCACCCTGCATTCCGCGGGATTCGAAAATCTTTTGGAGTTTTAAACACAAATGTTCAGGAAAATATCAGCGGAATTAATACCGTTAAATCATTATCAAGAGAAGATTTTGAAATCAGCAAGTTTAATACATCGAATAAAGATTATAAGCAGAATTTTCTTCATACATCTAATGTGTGGGCGAAATTCTTTCCTTTGATGGAATTGATAGGGAATATATGTACCGTTGCTTTGCTATGTTACGGAGGATATCTTGTCATTTCCGGACAGCTCAAGCCAGGCGCATTAGTTGCTTTCTTCAGCTTGGTAAACTACATTATGTGGCCGATCATGAACTTGGGGTTCGTTATTAACCAGTTTTCGCAAGCGAAAGCTTCAGGAGAAAGGCTGCTGGAAATTCTCGAAGCAGATGAAAAAATTACAACCCGCGAAAACGCGATCCATACAGAAAAATTAAGAGGACATGTCAGTTTTAAAGACGTGTCATTAAAATACGGAAAAGAAGATACTGAGTCTATTAAACATGTATCCTTTGAAGCACCTCCGGGAAAAACGATAGGGTTAATCGGGGCGACAGGATCAGGAAAAAGCAGCATCGTTCAATTGATGAGCAGATTTTATGAGCCTACCGGGGGCGAAATTGCCATTGATGGAAAGCCGATAGCCGATTATTCCTTAAAAACGCTCCGGGCAAACATCGGGGTCGTATTGCAAGAATCATTTTTATTTTCTTCTACAATTCGTTCGAACATTTCTTACGGGAAGCCAAACGCTACAATGGAAGAAATTATCGAAGCGGCGAAGCTTGCCCAGGCTCATTCCTTTATTATGGAGCTGCCTGATCAATATGATACGATGCTTGGCGAGAGAGGACTCGGCTTATCTGGCGGGCAAAAGCAAAGGTTGGCGATCGCAAGAGCCATTTGTAAGGATCCAGCTATTCTTGTGTTTGATGATTCGACAAGTGCGGTCGATATGGAAACCGAGCATCGGATTCAGCTCGCTCTGCAAGAAGTGATGGAGGATCGAACTACCTTTATCATTGCCCACCGAATTTCTTCAATTAAGCATGCGGATGAAATCCTCGTGATGGACAATGGAAGCGTTGTCGAACGCGGAACTCATCACGAACTTATTCAATTAAATGGTCATTATAAACGCATTTTCGATTTGCAATACAAAGATCAAGAAATGATCGTTACATCCCATCAAGCGGGTTAG
- a CDS encoding ABC transporter ATP-binding protein: protein MQTSKKQNMTNRFYYASDQIIDKPFNWAQMWRLLKYLEPYKKRLLPLSFITVLIGTFVRLAVPILIGVYTLDQAILEKDTNLLIVLVAIISGLYLLNYAANTCRIRWMNMLGQNVIYDLRQHLFTHVQSLSHRFFDQRSAGSILVRIMNDINSLQELFTSGVINLLMDILLLLGVIVILFTLSPELTIAIMITLPIMFIISTTLRKNIRRSWQSVRMKQSKLNSHLNEGIQGIRVTQAFTQENENMEFFNSVNTENYESWREATKKSAMFRPFVEMTNAVGTAILLWYGVTLIMNETISIGVFVSFAFYLGMFWEPISRLGQVYNQLLMGMASSERIFEFLDEKPLVAEKEDAIHVNKIKGYVEFDEVEFSYDGKRKALYPISFDIPAGTTIALVGHTGSGKTTIANLISRFYDATGGEVRIDGIPITNLAVASLRSQISIVLQDTFIFSGTIMENIRFGRPNATDEEVIEAANAVGADDFISSLKNGYSTEVEERGSVLSVGERQLISFARALLANPRILILDEATASIDTETEVKIQEALSTLLKGRTAVIIAHRLSTIRGADKIMVLDHGRKMEEGSHDELMAKEGVYCELVKAQYRMFQTQ from the coding sequence ATGCAAACATCAAAAAAACAAAATATGACCAACAGGTTTTACTATGCTTCAGACCAAATTATTGATAAGCCTTTTAACTGGGCGCAAATGTGGCGACTTTTGAAATACTTGGAGCCTTATAAAAAACGTTTGCTCCCGCTTTCCTTTATTACGGTTCTTATCGGAACGTTTGTAAGGCTGGCAGTACCGATTCTTATCGGTGTTTATACACTCGACCAAGCAATATTGGAAAAAGATACAAATTTGCTGATTGTGTTAGTTGCGATCATCAGCGGTTTGTATCTCCTGAATTATGCAGCAAACACTTGCAGGATCCGCTGGATGAATATGCTTGGACAAAACGTAATCTATGATTTGAGGCAGCATTTATTTACTCATGTACAGAGTCTTTCCCATCGTTTTTTTGATCAAAGATCGGCCGGATCCATACTTGTACGGATCATGAATGATATTAACTCCCTGCAGGAGCTTTTCACTAGCGGAGTTATTAATTTGCTCATGGATATTCTCTTATTGCTCGGAGTCATTGTTATCCTGTTTACACTCAGCCCGGAGCTGACAATTGCGATCATGATTACGCTGCCTATCATGTTTATCATATCCACGACGCTTCGCAAAAATATCCGGCGGTCGTGGCAGTCGGTTCGAATGAAGCAGTCAAAGCTTAATTCCCATCTAAACGAAGGGATTCAAGGAATTCGAGTGACTCAAGCCTTTACACAAGAAAATGAGAATATGGAGTTTTTTAATAGCGTCAATACGGAAAACTATGAGTCATGGAGAGAAGCAACAAAAAAAAGTGCGATGTTTCGTCCATTCGTTGAAATGACAAATGCAGTAGGAACAGCAATCCTGCTTTGGTATGGCGTCACCCTTATCATGAATGAAACGATCTCAATCGGAGTGTTTGTATCCTTTGCTTTTTATCTAGGCATGTTCTGGGAGCCAATCAGCCGGTTAGGGCAGGTTTATAATCAGCTGCTGATGGGAATGGCTTCTTCAGAAAGAATATTTGAGTTTCTTGATGAAAAGCCGCTCGTTGCAGAAAAAGAAGATGCGATACATGTGAACAAAATCAAAGGTTATGTTGAATTTGACGAAGTGGAATTTTCATATGACGGAAAAAGAAAAGCCCTTTATCCAATTTCGTTTGATATTCCTGCCGGAACAACGATTGCGCTGGTTGGGCATACCGGTTCAGGCAAAACGACGATAGCGAATCTCATCAGCCGATTTTATGATGCAACTGGAGGAGAAGTAAGAATAGATGGTATTCCGATCACAAACTTAGCGGTTGCGAGCCTGCGCTCTCAAATCAGCATTGTGCTTCAGGATACATTCATTTTTTCAGGAACGATTATGGAAAACATTCGATTCGGCCGGCCGAATGCCACGGATGAAGAGGTTATTGAAGCAGCAAATGCTGTAGGTGCAGATGATTTTATTTCCTCCTTGAAAAACGGCTATTCGACTGAGGTGGAGGAAAGAGGGAGCGTACTTTCTGTGGGCGAAAGGCAGCTTATATCGTTTGCCAGAGCCTTACTAGCAAACCCGAGAATCCTCATTCTCGATGAGGCAACCGCAAGCATCGATACAGAAACAGAGGTAAAAATTCAAGAGGCATTGAGCACCCTTTTGAAAGGACGTACAGCAGTGATCATAGCCCACAGGCTTTCTACGATTCGGGGAGCAGATAAAATTATGGTGCTCGACCACGGACGGAAAATGGAGGAGGGAAGCCACGACGAGCTGATGGCGAAAGAAGGCGTGTACTGCGAGCTTGTAAAAGCCCAATACCGGATGTTTCAGACTCAGTAA
- a CDS encoding DeoR/GlpR family DNA-binding transcription regulator has translation MLTQERHQVILDEVQLNDVVALQRLVQLTNASESTIRRDLTTLEERGFIKRVHGGASKLSDIRTEPDMQEKSFKNLQDKQEIAREAAKHVGIDECIYLDAGTTTHQMIQFLDKANNVLVVTNGVMHIEELSKKGIPFYILGGAVKHRTGAIMGGYALLSLEQYRFDKCFLGTNGIHLEAGFTTPDPEEAIIKKKAAGQSKKAYVLADPSKFGEISFSSFAPISKAAIVTTNLDQDLYRTYNKKTEVKVVNT, from the coding sequence ATGCTCACTCAAGAACGTCATCAGGTAATTCTTGACGAGGTCCAATTAAATGATGTGGTCGCTCTGCAGCGGCTCGTGCAATTAACGAATGCTTCTGAATCAACCATTAGGAGAGACCTTACAACTCTTGAGGAGCGTGGGTTTATAAAGCGTGTTCATGGAGGGGCTTCAAAGCTTTCCGACATTCGTACGGAACCGGACATGCAAGAGAAATCATTCAAAAACCTTCAAGATAAGCAGGAAATAGCCAGGGAAGCTGCAAAGCATGTTGGTATTGATGAATGCATCTATCTGGATGCCGGCACAACAACCCATCAAATGATCCAATTTTTAGATAAAGCTAACAATGTACTCGTTGTAACCAACGGAGTTATGCACATTGAAGAGCTATCAAAAAAGGGTATTCCTTTTTATATATTGGGAGGGGCTGTCAAACATCGAACAGGTGCGATCATGGGAGGCTATGCATTGCTGTCTCTTGAACAATACCGGTTTGATAAGTGTTTTTTAGGTACGAATGGCATACATTTAGAGGCGGGTTTTACGACGCCGGATCCTGAAGAAGCGATTATTAAGAAAAAAGCTGCAGGTCAATCCAAAAAAGCTTATGTCTTAGCAGACCCGAGCAAATTCGGGGAGATATCCTTTTCCTCATTCGCTCCTATTTCTAAAGCAGCAATTGTAACAACAAATCTGGATCAGGACTTATATCGAACGTATAACAAGAAAACAGAGGTAAAGGTAGTGAATACATGA
- the pfkB gene encoding 1-phosphofructokinase has protein sequence MIYTVTLNPSVDYIVKVEDFELGGLNRSSYDVKYPGGKGINVSRILTRLQVSSKALGFIGGFTGEYIRSFLENEELKTAFQVVKGDSRINIKLKTGAETEINGVGPVISDQDFTKFLNQFSELKEGDFVVVAGSIPSSLPQSTYEQIAEICKRQNANIVLDISGEALKKAAHMKPFLMKPNHHELGEMFQTTIETIEEVIPYGKKLVTEGATHVIVSMAEKGALLFTKNDVFLANVPKGKLVNSVGAGDSVVAGFMSGIEKGMDIVDCFRLGVASGSATAFSEELAERQLIMELLPEVQAERL, from the coding sequence ATGATTTATACGGTAACTTTAAACCCATCTGTCGATTATATTGTCAAAGTTGAAGATTTTGAGCTCGGCGGTCTGAACCGATCGTCATATGATGTGAAATACCCTGGCGGAAAAGGAATTAACGTATCGAGGATCTTAACAAGGCTTCAGGTGTCATCAAAGGCACTTGGATTTATTGGCGGATTTACTGGAGAATATATTCGCTCATTTTTGGAAAATGAAGAACTGAAAACTGCTTTCCAAGTGGTGAAAGGTGATTCAAGAATTAATATTAAGCTTAAAACAGGGGCAGAAACAGAAATTAATGGTGTTGGACCAGTTATTTCGGATCAAGATTTCACTAAATTTCTTAATCAATTTTCAGAGCTTAAGGAAGGTGACTTCGTTGTGGTCGCCGGAAGCATTCCTTCATCGCTGCCGCAGTCAACGTATGAACAAATTGCAGAAATCTGCAAGCGTCAAAATGCAAATATTGTACTCGATATATCGGGAGAAGCACTTAAAAAAGCGGCGCATATGAAGCCTTTCTTAATGAAGCCGAATCATCACGAATTGGGAGAAATGTTCCAAACAACAATCGAAACAATCGAAGAAGTGATTCCATATGGGAAAAAGCTCGTCACCGAAGGCGCAACCCATGTGATTGTCTCGATGGCTGAAAAAGGCGCCTTGTTATTTACAAAAAATGACGTGTTTCTTGCCAATGTCCCTAAAGGTAAGCTTGTCAATTCTGTGGGGGCAGGAGATTCAGTTGTAGCCGGTTTTATGTCAGGAATCGAAAAAGGAATGGATATCGTTGATTGTTTTCGCCTAGGAGTTGCTTCAGGGAGTGCAACTGCTTTCTCCGAAGAACTGGCAGAACGTCAGTTAATAATGGAGCTTTTGCCTGAAGTTCAGGCAGAGCGTTTGTAA
- a CDS encoding PTS fructose transporter subunit IIABC has translation MKITELLTKNTIKLAIENTQKDMVIDELVDVLDQAGKLNDREGYKEAVLNREKQSTTGIGEGIAIPHAKTGSVSDPAIAFGRSVQGVDYESLDGQPSQLIFMIAATDGANNTHLEALSRLSTLLMREEIRKQLLEAATEEDVLDIINSHDKDDEEEEQTPQHAPSAKGKILAVTACPTGIAHTFMAADSLKEKAKELGVDIKVETNGSGGIKNALTAEEIEEATAIIVAADKQVEMQRFNGKHVIEVPVVQGIRKPQELIERALKQDAPVYRGDGSKAEKGEKSSGKGRNAFYRHIMNGVSNMLPFVVGGGILIAISFMFGIDAVDPEDPSYNRFAEALSTIGGGNAFGLMIPVLAGFIAMSIADRPGLAPGMVGGFMAAQGQAGFLGGLIAGFLAGYIVVLLKKALNVMPQSLEGLKPVLLYPVFGIFFTGIIMFFVIIDPVKAINLGLSSWLQGLGTGNLVLLGIVLGGMMSVDMGGPINKAAFTFGIAMIDAGIFGPHAAIMAGGMTAPLGIALATSIFRKKFTKRDRESGITCYFMGAAFITEGAIPFAAADPLRVIPAAVAGSAVAGGLTMFFGLGLRAPHGGLFVSPFVEGSPFIYILCILIGALVTAVLLGILKKPVTE, from the coding sequence TTGAAGATTACTGAACTATTAACTAAAAATACAATAAAATTAGCGATTGAAAACACGCAAAAAGACATGGTCATCGATGAACTGGTCGACGTACTTGATCAGGCCGGCAAGCTGAATGACCGTGAAGGATACAAAGAAGCAGTTTTAAATAGAGAAAAGCAAAGCACTACAGGTATCGGTGAAGGGATTGCGATCCCCCATGCGAAAACAGGAAGCGTAAGCGATCCGGCAATCGCATTTGGCAGAAGTGTTCAAGGAGTGGATTATGAGTCATTGGACGGCCAGCCGAGCCAATTGATATTTATGATTGCGGCTACAGATGGTGCAAACAATACGCACCTTGAAGCATTGTCCAGACTATCAACCTTGCTTATGCGGGAAGAAATACGGAAGCAGCTTCTTGAAGCCGCAACTGAGGAAGATGTACTTGACATCATTAATTCCCATGATAAGGATGATGAAGAAGAGGAGCAAACTCCTCAGCATGCTCCATCTGCAAAAGGAAAAATCCTTGCCGTTACGGCATGCCCGACAGGAATTGCCCATACCTTTATGGCGGCGGATTCTTTGAAGGAAAAAGCAAAAGAGCTCGGCGTTGATATTAAAGTAGAAACGAACGGTTCAGGCGGCATTAAAAATGCGCTGACTGCTGAAGAAATTGAAGAAGCAACAGCAATTATAGTTGCTGCTGACAAACAGGTCGAAATGCAGCGTTTTAACGGTAAGCACGTCATCGAGGTTCCGGTTGTTCAAGGAATAAGAAAACCTCAGGAATTAATTGAACGAGCCCTGAAACAAGATGCTCCGGTGTACCGCGGAGACGGATCGAAGGCCGAAAAAGGCGAAAAGTCTTCCGGAAAAGGACGTAACGCATTTTACCGTCATATTATGAACGGTGTCAGTAACATGCTTCCGTTTGTTGTCGGAGGCGGGATTTTGATCGCCATTTCTTTCATGTTTGGTATTGACGCGGTAGATCCCGAAGATCCAAGCTATAATCGTTTTGCTGAAGCTTTAAGCACGATTGGTGGCGGAAACGCATTCGGATTAATGATTCCGGTTCTGGCAGGTTTTATTGCGATGAGTATTGCCGACCGTCCAGGACTTGCACCGGGTATGGTCGGAGGTTTTATGGCTGCACAGGGTCAAGCAGGCTTTCTCGGCGGATTGATTGCCGGTTTCCTTGCCGGATACATCGTAGTTTTATTGAAAAAGGCATTAAACGTCATGCCGCAGTCGTTAGAAGGATTAAAACCTGTACTTCTCTATCCTGTATTCGGTATTTTCTTTACTGGAATCATTATGTTCTTTGTCATTATCGATCCTGTAAAAGCAATTAATCTCGGATTAAGTTCGTGGCTTCAAGGCCTCGGGACAGGAAATCTTGTTCTCCTTGGAATTGTTCTTGGCGGAATGATGTCGGTTGATATGGGCGGACCTATTAACAAAGCAGCATTTACGTTTGGAATCGCGATGATTGACGCTGGCATTTTTGGTCCGCATGCTGCTATCATGGCAGGCGGAATGACAGCTCCACTAGGTATTGCGCTTGCAACTTCGATCTTCCGGAAAAAATTCACAAAAAGGGATCGCGAATCGGGAATCACTTGCTATTTCATGGGCGCAGCATTTATCACAGAAGGCGCCATTCCATTTGCAGCAGCAGATCCGCTTCGCGTGATACCTGCAGCAGTTGCCGGTTCTGCAGTTGCCGGCGGATTGACAATGTTTTTCGGATTGGGGCTGCGTGCTCCGCATGGCGGACTCTTTGTTTCTCCGTTTGTAGAAGGTAGTCCATTCATCTATATACTTTGCATTTTAATTGGCGCATTGGTTACAGCCGTACTATTGGGTATTCTAAAAAAACCAGTTACTGAATAG
- the lepB gene encoding signal peptidase I, with protein sequence MAEEKVKKKKNSLIEWAKALVIAIALALIIRVFLFEPYLVEGTSMNPTLHDGERLFVNKTIGYVGTLNRGDIVIIDGDDSSVHYVKRLIGQPGDTVEMKNDRLVINGKEIPEPYLSENKNQADELGVHLTGDFGPVEVPEGKYFVMGDNRLNSMDSRNGLGLIDKSRIIGTSQFVFFPFNELRQTK encoded by the coding sequence TTGGCAGAAGAAAAAGTAAAGAAAAAAAAGAATTCACTGATAGAGTGGGCGAAGGCTTTAGTTATCGCAATTGCATTAGCGCTTATTATTCGGGTATTTCTCTTTGAGCCTTATTTAGTAGAAGGGACTTCCATGAATCCTACCTTGCATGACGGGGAACGGCTGTTTGTCAATAAAACGATTGGCTATGTCGGAACGCTGAATCGCGGAGATATTGTGATTATTGACGGAGATGACAGCAGCGTTCATTATGTCAAAAGATTAATAGGGCAGCCAGGTGACACCGTCGAGATGAAAAACGACCGTCTCGTCATAAACGGCAAAGAAATTCCGGAACCTTATTTATCGGAAAATAAAAACCAGGCGGACGAGCTTGGTGTCCATTTAACCGGTGATTTTGGGCCTGTCGAAGTTCCAGAGGGGAAATATTTTGTGATGGGAGATAACCGTTTGAATTCGATGGATTCAAGAAACGGACTCGGTTTAATTGATAAAAGCCGAATTATCGGAACCTCCCAGTTTGTCTTTTTTCCTTTCAATGAATTAAGGCAAACCAAATAA
- a CDS encoding ABC-F family ATP-binding cassette domain-containing protein, with amino-acid sequence MIAVNNVSLRFADRKLFEDVNIKFTPGNCYGLIGANGAGKSTFLKILSGEIEPQTGEVHMSPGERLAVLKQNHFEYEEHEVLNVVIMGHKRLYDVMKEKDAIYMKPDFSDEDGIRAAELEGEFAELNGWEAESEAAVLLKGLGIDEELHSKKMADIGGSDKVKVLLAQALFGKPDVLLLDEPTNHLDLQAIQWLEEFLIQFENTVIVVSHDRYFLNKVCTHIADLDFQKIKVYVGNYDFWYESSQLALKLSQEANKKKEEQIKQLQEFVARFSANASKSKQATSRKKLLDKITLDDIQPSSRRYPYVNFTPEREIGNDVLRVEGLSKTIDGQKVLDNVNFIMNKEDKIAFTGRNELAATTLFKILTGELEPDSGSYKWGVTTSQAYFPNDNSEYFENVDLNLVDWLRQYSPNDQSESFLRGFLGRMLFSGEEVLKKSNVLSGGEKVRCMLSKMMLKGANILILDEPTNHLDLESITALNNGLISFKGAMLFTSHDHQFVHTVANRIIELTPTGIVDKQMSYDEFLEDQSVKSKLEELYA; translated from the coding sequence ATGATAGCTGTAAACAATGTCAGCCTGCGTTTTGCGGATCGCAAGCTGTTTGAAGACGTAAATATTAAATTCACCCCCGGGAATTGCTACGGGTTAATTGGTGCAAATGGAGCCGGAAAATCGACATTCCTAAAAATTCTATCTGGTGAAATCGAGCCTCAAACAGGTGAAGTCCATATGAGTCCTGGAGAGCGCCTAGCCGTGTTAAAGCAGAACCACTTTGAATATGAAGAGCATGAGGTTCTTAACGTTGTTATCATGGGCCACAAACGCCTTTATGATGTGATGAAAGAAAAAGACGCGATCTATATGAAGCCGGATTTTTCCGATGAGGATGGGATTCGTGCGGCTGAGCTTGAAGGGGAATTTGCTGAATTAAACGGATGGGAAGCAGAGAGTGAAGCGGCTGTTTTATTAAAAGGACTCGGCATAGACGAGGAGCTTCATTCTAAGAAAATGGCCGATATTGGCGGATCTGATAAAGTAAAGGTGCTGCTTGCCCAAGCGTTATTCGGCAAGCCGGATGTCCTTTTGCTGGATGAGCCTACCAACCACCTTGATTTACAAGCAATCCAATGGCTTGAAGAATTTTTAATCCAGTTTGAAAATACGGTAATTGTCGTATCCCATGACCGCTATTTTTTGAACAAAGTATGTACACATATTGCCGATCTTGATTTTCAAAAAATTAAAGTGTACGTCGGAAACTATGATTTTTGGTACGAATCAAGCCAGCTTGCCTTAAAATTATCTCAGGAAGCCAATAAGAAAAAAGAGGAGCAGATTAAGCAGCTGCAAGAATTTGTGGCTCGATTTAGCGCCAATGCGTCGAAATCAAAACAAGCAACTTCACGGAAAAAATTGCTCGATAAAATAACGCTTGATGATATACAGCCTTCCTCACGCCGTTATCCATATGTCAACTTTACTCCTGAAAGAGAGATTGGTAATGATGTATTAAGAGTAGAAGGTCTTTCGAAAACAATCGATGGACAAAAGGTATTGGATAATGTCAATTTTATTATGAACAAAGAAGATAAAATTGCGTTTACGGGCCGGAATGAACTCGCTGCGACCACTCTTTTCAAAATATTGACCGGAGAGCTTGAGCCTGACAGCGGCAGCTATAAATGGGGAGTAACGACCTCACAGGCCTATTTCCCGAATGACAACAGCGAGTACTTTGAGAACGTCGATTTAAATCTCGTTGACTGGCTGCGCCAATATTCACCAAATGACCAGAGCGAAAGCTTTTTAAGAGGATTTTTAGGAAGAATGCTTTTCTCTGGGGAAGAGGTATTGAAAAAATCGAATGTTCTTTCCGGTGGGGAGAAAGTTCGCTGTATGCTTTCCAAAATGATGTTAAAAGGCGCCAACATCCTTATCTTGGATGAACCAACCAACCATCTTGATTTGGAATCCATTACGGCGCTAAATAACGGTCTTATCAGCTTCAAAGGAGCTATGTTGTTTACTTCTCATGACCATCAATTTGTCCATACCGTTGCCAACAGAATTATCGAATTGACGCCTACAGGTATTGTCGACAAACAAATGAGCTACGATGAGTTTTTAGAAGATCAATCAGTCAAAAGCAAGCTTGAAGAATTATATGCATAA
- a CDS encoding aminopeptidase has protein sequence MSLLNENLVKYAQLIVETGVNIQKGQEVVINASNEVAEFVRLIVKEAYKAGAKNVTVRWQDDAVSRIKYEMAPFEAFEEYPEWEAKAVEALAEKGAAFISIVSSSPDLLAGIESKRIAAFQKSAGTALHKFRTYIQSDKVSWTVVGAASAGWAKKVFPDNPEDEAIALLWNEIFKTTRVDQADPIETWKQHDQNLHEKVNILNENRYHALHYKAKGTDLTIELPEKHLWAGAGSINEKGDPFMANMPTEEVFTLAKKDGVNGKVANTKPLSYGGNIIDDFQLTFENGRIIDVQAGVGEEILKELIETDEGSHYLGEVALVPHDSPISQSEILFFNTLFDENASNHLAIGSAYAFNIEGGKSMSREELEKEGVNNSITHVDFMIGSSDMDIDGITKDGKREPIFRSGNWAF, from the coding sequence ATGAGTTTATTGAATGAAAATCTAGTGAAATATGCACAGCTTATCGTTGAAACAGGAGTAAATATACAAAAAGGACAGGAAGTTGTCATAAACGCTTCGAATGAAGTAGCCGAATTCGTACGCTTGATCGTCAAAGAGGCTTATAAGGCTGGAGCGAAAAACGTGACCGTCCGCTGGCAAGATGACGCTGTGTCCAGAATAAAATATGAAATGGCCCCATTTGAGGCTTTTGAAGAATATCCGGAATGGGAGGCCAAAGCAGTCGAAGCATTGGCGGAAAAAGGTGCGGCATTTATCTCCATTGTCTCATCAAGCCCTGACTTACTGGCAGGAATTGAATCAAAACGAATTGCTGCCTTTCAAAAATCTGCTGGTACAGCACTGCATAAATTCCGTACATACATCCAATCAGACAAGGTCAGCTGGACTGTTGTCGGCGCTGCTTCTGCAGGCTGGGCAAAAAAGGTTTTTCCTGACAATCCAGAAGACGAAGCAATTGCGCTGCTTTGGAATGAAATATTTAAAACGACCCGAGTTGATCAAGCTGATCCGATAGAAACGTGGAAGCAGCACGATCAAAACCTTCATGAAAAAGTGAATATTCTTAACGAAAATCGCTACCATGCCCTGCATTATAAGGCAAAAGGAACCGACTTAACGATCGAGCTTCCTGAAAAGCATCTGTGGGCTGGAGCCGGAAGCATTAACGAAAAAGGCGATCCTTTTATGGCTAATATGCCGACTGAAGAAGTATTTACATTAGCTAAGAAAGATGGAGTCAACGGAAAAGTTGCAAACACGAAGCCATTAAGCTATGGCGGAAACATTATTGACGACTTCCAGCTTACGTTTGAAAACGGAAGAATTATCGACGTACAGGCCGGTGTTGGGGAAGAGATTCTAAAAGAGCTGATTGAAACGGATGAAGGCTCTCATTACCTTGGTGAAGTTGCCCTTGTACCGCATGATTCGCCGATTTCCCAATCAGAAATCTTATTTTTCAATACCCTTTTTGATGAAAATGCGTCAAATCACCTCGCTATCGGGAGTGCCTATGCTTTCAATATAGAAGGCGGAAAGAGCATGAGCCGTGAAGAATTAGAAAAAGAAGGCGTGAACAACAGCATCACCCATGTTGACTTCATGATCGGATCAAGCGACATGGATATTGACGGAATCACAAAGGATGGAAAAAGAGAACCAATCTTCCGCAGTGGAAATTGGGCATTCTAA
- a CDS encoding protein YkpC (YkpC, a protein of only 43 or 44 amino acids, is found broadly in the genus Bacillus.) produces the protein MVKDMVRRIMITIVLSGIILGGMSVSLANMQESPENRPASATRP, from the coding sequence ATGGTTAAGGATATGGTAAGGCGTATCATGATCACAATTGTGTTAAGTGGAATTATTCTTGGAGGTATGAGCGTCAGTCTCGCCAATATGCAGGAATCTCCTGAAAACCGTCCTGCAAGTGCAACCAGGCCTTGA